A portion of the Rhodococcus pseudokoreensis genome contains these proteins:
- the cydC gene encoding thiol reductant ABC exporter subunit CydC, producing MSRDPLIRALPLLDLKPGRVARAVAAGVATLGSALALAALSAWLITRAWQMPPVLDLSVAVVAVRALGISRGVFRYLERLATHDTALRGTTSARTRLYQRLADGDPAAAAGLRRGELLARTGADVDTLGDVVVRALIPIAVAVVLAVAAVGILAVISPAAALVLAVALAVSGVAAPWLSARAARLAETSGAEARARFSEDAVTALDHAAELRVAGRLDRAVSRAVDAEHAAVSATDRAAAPSAFADAATPLAVGVSVIASLLIGMDLYSSGTMSPMAMGILVLLPLSAFEATAALPAAAVALTRARIASRRILAVLDAAVADPHPGDRDLDGPAEVVAKDLRCGWPGGQVTAPLDLDLRPGARVAIVGGSGSGKTTTLMTLAGLLPPVSGRVRIDGVDVHRIRSGALRRNVGFFAEDAHLFDTSVLENLRVARGDLDAAEAVTVLESVGLGGWVSELPEGVHTTLAGGARAVSGGQRRRLLLARALLSPDRVLLLDEPTEHLDADAGADLLRKLLARDGGLVSAQRTVVVVTHQLPQDTSADLVIRVEKAESENALPTP from the coding sequence ATGTCGCGTGACCCGCTGATTCGAGCACTGCCGCTACTCGACCTGAAACCGGGACGGGTGGCGCGGGCCGTCGCCGCCGGAGTCGCCACCCTGGGCAGTGCGCTCGCGCTGGCGGCGCTGTCGGCCTGGTTGATCACGAGGGCATGGCAGATGCCGCCCGTCCTCGACCTCAGCGTGGCCGTCGTGGCGGTGCGGGCCCTGGGCATCTCCCGCGGCGTCTTCCGCTACCTCGAGCGGCTGGCCACCCACGACACGGCGCTGCGCGGCACCACGTCCGCCCGCACCCGGCTGTACCAGCGGCTCGCCGACGGGGACCCCGCGGCCGCCGCCGGACTGCGCCGCGGCGAACTCCTCGCCCGCACCGGGGCCGACGTCGACACGCTCGGTGACGTCGTGGTCCGCGCGCTGATCCCGATCGCCGTGGCCGTCGTCCTGGCCGTGGCCGCCGTCGGCATCCTCGCGGTGATCTCGCCTGCCGCGGCGCTCGTCCTCGCGGTGGCGCTCGCGGTGTCGGGGGTCGCGGCGCCCTGGCTGTCCGCGCGAGCCGCCCGCCTCGCCGAGACGTCCGGGGCGGAGGCGCGCGCCCGGTTCAGCGAGGACGCCGTCACCGCCCTCGATCACGCCGCGGAACTGCGCGTCGCCGGTCGCCTCGACCGCGCCGTGTCGCGGGCCGTCGACGCCGAGCACGCCGCAGTCTCGGCGACAGACCGCGCCGCCGCACCCAGCGCGTTCGCGGACGCCGCCACCCCGCTGGCAGTGGGGGTGAGCGTCATCGCGTCGCTGCTCATCGGCATGGACCTGTACTCGTCGGGGACCATGAGCCCGATGGCGATGGGCATCCTCGTGCTCCTGCCGCTGTCCGCGTTCGAGGCCACGGCAGCACTGCCCGCCGCAGCGGTCGCGCTGACCCGGGCCCGCATCGCGTCCCGCCGGATCCTCGCTGTGCTCGACGCCGCCGTCGCGGATCCGCACCCCGGCGACCGGGACCTCGACGGACCGGCGGAAGTGGTCGCGAAGGACCTGCGGTGCGGCTGGCCCGGAGGGCAAGTCACGGCCCCGCTCGACCTCGACCTGCGGCCGGGTGCCCGCGTCGCGATCGTCGGGGGCAGTGGGTCGGGGAAGACGACCACCCTGATGACCCTCGCCGGGTTGCTGCCACCAGTCTCGGGGAGGGTCCGGATCGACGGCGTCGACGTCCACCGCATCAGGTCCGGGGCGCTGCGCCGGAACGTCGGGTTCTTCGCGGAGGACGCGCACCTCTTCGACACGTCGGTGCTCGAAAACCTGCGCGTCGCGCGCGGCGACCTGGACGCCGCGGAGGCGGTGACGGTCCTGGAGTCCGTCGGCCTCGGAGGATGGGTGTCGGAGCTTCCGGAGGGGGTGCACACCACCCTCGCCGGCGGTGCCCGGGCGGTGTCCGGCGGGCAGCGTCGCCGGCTGCTCCTCGCCAGGGCGCTGCTGTCGCCCGACCGGGTGCTGCTGCTGGACGAACCGACCGAACACCTCGACGCCGACGCGGGCGCCGACCTGCTGCGGAAACTGCTCGCGCGCGACGGCGGACTGGTGTCAGCGCAGCGCACCGTCGTGGTGGTCACCCACCAGCTTCCGCAGGATACCAGCGCTGACCTGGTGATACGGGTGGAGAAAGCTGAGAGCGAAAATGCGTTGCCGACTCCGTGA
- the cydD gene encoding thiol reductant ABC exporter subunit CydD, with the protein MSTAVGDAPRPAGERGSRRPVDPRLWRYSAAARGYLVLTVGLSIVNVAMVIVSALMIGRVLGGVIVDDATDLGRWSTELTVLAAAVGIRVLGTWTQSRFAHRSASRVVAELKGEVLGVATRMRPRALDPRRDEIATVLTRGIDGLVPYLTGYLPALVLAGTLTPATLVVIAFQDLTSAAIIFVTLPLIPVFMILIGLLTRGKAAKTLTAMTTLSSQLLDLLAGLPTLRALGREQGPATRVRELGDAHRRTTMSALRVAFLSSMVLELLATLCVALVAVSIGLRLVYGGMGLEAGIVALILAPEVYLPLRMVGTQFHAAEDGMAAASRAFAVIDADEPVDSDGAIVVDATGTRLEFDDVDVASRHGLAPHGLSGTVEPGAVTVLTGPNGAGKSTAVHALLGLVEPDGGQVRVAGVPVNSLDRSAWWAQVAWLPQHPVLVPGTLGENLRLLGDVVDLEQACEATGFDEVLAELPDGWNTRVGSGGTGLSLGQRQRLALTRVLATRRPVLVLDEPTAHLDDASERTVLDSLRSLADAGRTVVVVGHRPTVLAAADRVIEVSADVA; encoded by the coding sequence ATGAGCACAGCGGTAGGCGACGCACCCCGCCCCGCCGGGGAGCGCGGTTCCCGGCGCCCCGTCGATCCCCGCCTGTGGCGGTACTCGGCGGCGGCCCGCGGGTATCTCGTCCTCACGGTCGGACTGTCGATCGTCAACGTCGCGATGGTCATCGTGTCGGCGCTCATGATCGGCCGGGTGCTCGGTGGCGTCATCGTCGACGACGCCACCGACCTCGGTCGGTGGTCCACCGAATTGACGGTCCTCGCGGCCGCGGTGGGGATCCGGGTCCTCGGCACCTGGACGCAGTCCCGGTTCGCACACCGGTCCGCCTCCCGGGTCGTGGCGGAACTGAAGGGCGAGGTGCTCGGTGTCGCGACCCGGATGCGGCCGCGCGCACTCGATCCGCGGCGGGACGAGATCGCGACCGTGCTCACCCGCGGCATCGACGGACTCGTGCCGTACCTCACCGGGTACCTCCCCGCCCTGGTCCTCGCGGGCACGCTCACTCCGGCGACGTTGGTGGTCATCGCATTCCAGGATCTGACCTCGGCGGCCATCATCTTCGTCACGCTGCCGCTCATCCCGGTCTTCATGATCCTCATCGGCCTACTCACCCGGGGCAAGGCCGCCAAGACGCTGACCGCGATGACCACACTGTCCTCGCAACTGCTCGACCTGCTGGCCGGTCTACCCACACTCCGCGCACTCGGCCGCGAACAGGGGCCGGCGACGCGGGTACGCGAACTCGGCGACGCGCACCGCCGCACCACGATGTCGGCGCTGCGGGTGGCGTTCCTGTCGTCGATGGTGCTCGAACTCCTGGCCACTCTGTGCGTCGCGCTCGTCGCCGTGAGCATCGGCCTCCGACTCGTCTACGGCGGCATGGGACTCGAAGCGGGGATCGTGGCACTGATCCTCGCGCCCGAGGTGTACCTCCCGCTGCGGATGGTCGGCACCCAGTTCCACGCCGCGGAGGACGGAATGGCCGCCGCGAGCAGGGCCTTCGCCGTCATCGATGCCGACGAGCCGGTCGATTCCGACGGCGCAATCGTGGTGGACGCCACCGGGACGCGCCTCGAGTTCGACGACGTGGACGTCGCGTCGCGACACGGCCTGGCGCCGCACGGACTGTCCGGGACCGTCGAACCCGGCGCGGTGACCGTGCTGACCGGACCCAACGGCGCCGGGAAATCGACTGCGGTGCACGCACTTCTCGGCCTCGTCGAACCCGACGGCGGGCAGGTGCGGGTGGCGGGCGTCCCCGTGAATTCCCTCGACCGGTCCGCGTGGTGGGCGCAGGTGGCGTGGCTGCCGCAGCACCCCGTCCTCGTTCCCGGCACCTTGGGCGAGAACCTCCGGCTCCTCGGCGACGTCGTCGACCTCGAACAGGCTTGCGAAGCCACGGGTTTCGACGAGGTCCTCGCCGAACTCCCGGACGGCTGGAACACGCGCGTCGGATCCGGGGGAACGGGACTGTCGCTCGGACAGCGGCAGCGGCTCGCCCTGACCCGGGTGCTGGCCACTCGGCGTCCGGTCCTTGTGCTCGACGAACCCACCGCACACCTCGACGACGCATCGGAGCGGACCGTGCTCGATTCCCTGCGCAGCCTGGCCGACGCGGGCCGGACGGTCGTGGTGGTGGGGCACCGGCCGACCGTGCTCGCGGCCGCCGACCGGGTGATCGAGGTGAGCGCCGATGTCGCGTGA
- the cydB gene encoding cytochrome d ubiquinol oxidase subunit II, with translation MGLQEVWFILIAVLFIGYFVLEGFDFGVGMLMPVLGRRKDPNGDTRRRVVLNTIGPVWDGNEVWLITGGGALFAAFPEWYATLFSGFYLPLLIILVALIVRICAIEYRGKIDDDTWRRRCDWGIVFGSWVPAVLWGVAFANIVRGVDIDADKQVTSNLLDLLNPYALLGGLTTALVFALHGAVFLALKTADEVRTDAVELASRLAIPAVPVAGAFVLWTQLAHGKGWTWILVAIAAAALLGVVALTRAEREGWAFALTSIAVIATVALLFGSLFPNVMPSTLDAAYSLTIDNASSSPYTLKVMTWAAAFLTPVVLIYQGWTYWVFRQRISTKHIPPSIGLPLERR, from the coding sequence ATGGGACTTCAAGAAGTGTGGTTCATCCTGATCGCGGTGCTCTTCATCGGGTACTTCGTCCTCGAGGGCTTCGATTTCGGTGTCGGCATGCTGATGCCGGTGCTCGGCAGGCGCAAGGACCCGAACGGGGACACCCGACGGCGGGTGGTGCTCAACACGATCGGCCCCGTGTGGGACGGCAACGAGGTGTGGCTGATCACCGGCGGCGGCGCGTTGTTCGCGGCGTTCCCCGAGTGGTACGCCACCTTGTTCTCCGGTTTCTATCTGCCGCTGCTGATCATCCTCGTCGCGCTGATCGTCCGGATCTGCGCCATCGAGTACCGCGGCAAGATCGACGACGACACCTGGCGCCGACGGTGCGACTGGGGCATCGTCTTCGGGTCGTGGGTCCCAGCCGTGCTGTGGGGTGTCGCGTTCGCGAACATCGTGCGCGGCGTCGACATCGACGCCGACAAGCAGGTCACCTCGAACCTCCTCGATCTGCTCAATCCCTATGCGCTGCTGGGCGGTCTGACGACGGCGCTCGTGTTCGCCCTGCACGGCGCGGTGTTCCTCGCCCTCAAGACGGCCGACGAGGTCCGCACGGACGCCGTCGAACTGGCGTCGCGGCTGGCGATCCCGGCCGTTCCGGTGGCGGGCGCGTTCGTGCTGTGGACGCAGTTGGCGCACGGCAAGGGCTGGACGTGGATCCTCGTCGCGATCGCCGCCGCCGCACTCCTCGGGGTGGTCGCGCTCACCCGCGCCGAACGTGAGGGCTGGGCGTTCGCGCTCACCTCGATCGCGGTGATCGCCACCGTGGCCCTGCTGTTCGGCTCGCTGTTCCCCAACGTCATGCCGTCCACCCTGGACGCCGCGTACAGCCTCACCATCGACAACGCGTCGTCGAGTCCGTACACGCTGAAGGTGATGACGTGGGCCGCCGCGTTCCTCACCCCGGTGGTGCTGATCTACCAGGGCTGGACGTACTGGGTGTTCCGTCAACGGATCTCGACCAAGCACATCCCGCCGTCGATCGGTCTCCCGCTCGAGCGCAGATGA
- a CDS encoding cytochrome ubiquinol oxidase subunit I, which produces MDALDVSRWQFGITTVYHFILVPLTIGLAPLIAVMQTMWVVTGKDHWYRLTKFFGKLFLINFALGVATGIVQEFQFGMNWSEYSRFVGDVFGAPLALEGLVAFFLESTFLGLWIFGWGRLPKLVHLATIWLVAIGVNASAYFIITANSFMQHPVGAVYNPETGRAELTSIWELLTNNTALAAFPHVVAGAFLTAGTFVAGVGGWWMVRSMRKSKEATEPEVAKKHEETARTMFRPVTILALWVMVAAGVGLAITGDIQGKLMFEQQPMKMASAESLCHTETGADFSILTVGTQNNCDSITQLIKIPGLTSFLADGSFDSTVEGVSEIQARYEEMYGPGNYKPNLFVTYWTFRAMIGWAAGSALLAVVGLWMTRGGRVPDKKWYGWLSILVIPTPFLGNSAGWVFTEMGRQPWVVAPNPTGVDMIRLTVDQGVSNHSPWTVWVSLITFTVVYGSLAVVWFTLIRRYTVEGPLEHDAHPPGDDHDEPEEPGKPEQLSFAY; this is translated from the coding sequence ATGGATGCCTTGGATGTCTCCCGGTGGCAGTTCGGCATAACCACCGTCTATCACTTCATCCTCGTACCGCTGACGATCGGGCTCGCCCCGCTGATCGCCGTCATGCAGACGATGTGGGTGGTCACCGGAAAGGACCACTGGTATCGGCTCACCAAGTTCTTCGGGAAACTCTTCCTGATCAACTTCGCACTCGGCGTCGCCACCGGCATCGTGCAGGAGTTCCAGTTCGGCATGAACTGGAGCGAGTACTCGCGCTTCGTCGGCGACGTGTTCGGCGCGCCCCTCGCCCTCGAGGGACTGGTGGCGTTCTTCCTCGAGTCGACGTTCCTCGGACTGTGGATCTTCGGCTGGGGCAGGCTGCCCAAGCTCGTCCACCTGGCCACCATCTGGCTCGTCGCGATCGGTGTCAACGCGTCCGCGTACTTCATCATCACCGCGAACTCGTTCATGCAGCACCCGGTGGGCGCGGTCTACAACCCCGAGACCGGGCGCGCGGAACTCACCAGCATCTGGGAACTGCTCACCAACAACACCGCCCTCGCGGCCTTCCCGCACGTCGTCGCCGGAGCGTTCCTCACGGCGGGCACGTTCGTCGCAGGCGTCGGCGGCTGGTGGATGGTGCGCAGCATGCGCAAGTCGAAGGAAGCCACCGAACCGGAGGTCGCGAAGAAGCACGAGGAGACCGCCAGGACGATGTTCCGTCCGGTCACGATCCTCGCGCTGTGGGTGATGGTCGCCGCCGGTGTCGGACTCGCGATCACCGGCGACATCCAGGGCAAGCTGATGTTCGAACAGCAACCCATGAAGATGGCGTCGGCCGAATCGCTGTGCCACACCGAAACCGGCGCCGACTTCTCGATCCTCACCGTCGGCACCCAGAACAACTGCGACAGCATCACCCAGCTCATCAAGATCCCCGGGCTCACCTCGTTCCTCGCGGACGGCAGCTTCGACTCCACCGTCGAGGGCGTCAGCGAGATCCAGGCCCGCTACGAGGAGATGTACGGCCCGGGCAACTACAAGCCCAACCTGTTCGTCACCTACTGGACGTTCCGCGCGATGATCGGCTGGGCGGCAGGGTCGGCGCTGCTCGCCGTGGTCGGCCTGTGGATGACCCGCGGCGGCCGTGTCCCGGACAAGAAGTGGTACGGCTGGCTGTCCATCCTCGTCATCCCGACGCCGTTCCTCGGAAACAGCGCGGGCTGGGTGTTCACCGAGATGGGCCGCCAACCGTGGGTCGTGGCGCCCAACCCGACCGGGGTGGACATGATCAGACTGACTGTCGACCAAGGCGTCTCGAATCACTCCCCGTGGACCGTCTGGGTCTCGCTCATCACGTTCACGGTGGTCTACGGCTCGCTGGCGGTCGTGTGGTTCACGCTGATCCGCCGCTACACGGTGGAGGGACCGCTCGAACACGACGCGCATCCACCGGGTGACGACCACGACGAGCCCGAAGAACCGGGCAAGCCCGAGCAACTCTCGTTCGCGTACTAG
- a CDS encoding aminodeoxychorismate lyase, whose product MSDRVLVTLDHEVRDADAPLLHADDLAVVRGDGVFETLLVRGGRALKVEPHLTRLVASARALGLPVQDLDDWRLALELAVEEWGSEREGAMRLVLSRGRESGGDATAFVTVGPVSDRILDARRDGVSVLTLARGYSVDLSASAPWQLLGAKTLSYATNMAALRYAATFGADDVIFVSSEGNVLEGPRSTVVIAREKTLLTPPPEHGILPGTTQQALYEVASGKGFRCEYAALRPADLITAEGVWLISSITMAARVRKIDGLALPDAPLADEIVELVDLAVETSGAESAEA is encoded by the coding sequence ATGTCTGATCGAGTGCTGGTGACACTGGACCACGAGGTGCGCGACGCGGACGCTCCGCTGCTGCATGCGGACGATCTGGCGGTGGTGCGCGGCGACGGTGTCTTCGAGACGCTGTTGGTGCGCGGCGGTCGCGCACTGAAGGTGGAGCCGCACCTCACTCGACTGGTCGCGTCGGCGCGGGCCCTCGGTCTGCCGGTGCAGGACCTCGACGACTGGCGGCTGGCGCTGGAGTTGGCGGTCGAGGAGTGGGGGTCCGAGCGGGAGGGCGCGATGCGCCTCGTGCTCAGCCGCGGCCGGGAGTCCGGTGGCGACGCGACCGCCTTCGTCACCGTCGGGCCGGTCTCCGACCGGATCCTGGACGCGCGCCGCGACGGGGTGTCGGTACTCACATTGGCCCGTGGCTATTCGGTGGATCTGTCGGCGAGCGCGCCGTGGCAGCTGCTCGGGGCGAAGACCTTGTCGTATGCCACGAACATGGCCGCCCTGCGGTACGCGGCCACGTTCGGAGCCGACGATGTGATCTTCGTCAGTAGTGAGGGCAATGTGTTGGAAGGGCCACGTTCCACGGTGGTCATCGCCCGCGAGAAGACGCTCCTCACGCCGCCGCCGGAGCACGGAATTCTGCCGGGCACCACGCAGCAGGCCCTCTACGAGGTGGCGTCGGGCAAGGGGTTCCGCTGCGAGTACGCGGCGCTGCGTCCCGCGGATCTCATTACGGCGGAAGGTGTTTGGCTCATCTCCAGCATCACCATGGCCGCGCGGGTGCGCAAGATCGACGGCCTCGCCCTGCCGGACGCGCCCCTCGCCGACGAGATCGTGGAGCTGGTCGACCTCGCGGTCGAGACGTCGGGAGCCGAGTCCGCGGAGGCTTGA
- a CDS encoding YgfZ/GcvT domain-containing protein has protein sequence MVDKLPVSPSPLVTAPGAVPAPEGSPDAGVAWHHGDPLGEQRSAERSAVVVDRSHRFVIAISGPERLTWLHTISSQHVAALPDGSSAENLSLDVNGRVEHHFVQTDLDGVTWIDTEADRGPDLLSFLTKMVFWSKAEPRDGNELAVLSVIGPDATAVLDAAGVAAPAEPYAAVAVAGGGFVRRMPWPTADSFDLLVPREGLATWWGRLTAAGAAPAGTWAFEALRVAAVRPRIGLDTDDRTIPHEVRWIGGPAEHGAVHLEKGCYRGQETVARVHNLGKPPRHLVLLHLDGSAEGRPEPGDPVTAGGRAVGRIGTVIDHHELGPIALALVKRSIPTDTELVTGPCAASIDPDSVPVDDAVQAGRAAVDRLRGR, from the coding sequence GTGGTCGACAAACTGCCCGTCTCACCCAGTCCACTCGTCACGGCCCCGGGCGCGGTCCCTGCGCCCGAAGGCTCCCCCGACGCCGGCGTCGCCTGGCACCACGGCGATCCGCTCGGCGAACAACGCAGCGCCGAGCGTTCCGCGGTGGTCGTCGACCGCTCCCACCGGTTCGTCATCGCGATCAGCGGACCCGAACGACTCACCTGGCTGCACACCATCTCCAGCCAGCACGTCGCCGCACTCCCCGACGGCTCGAGCGCCGAGAACCTCAGCCTCGACGTCAACGGCCGCGTCGAACACCACTTCGTCCAGACCGACCTCGACGGCGTCACCTGGATCGACACCGAAGCCGACCGCGGACCCGACCTTCTCTCGTTCCTCACCAAGATGGTGTTCTGGTCCAAGGCCGAGCCCCGCGACGGCAACGAACTCGCCGTCCTCAGCGTGATCGGGCCCGACGCCACGGCCGTCCTCGACGCCGCCGGGGTCGCCGCGCCCGCCGAGCCGTACGCCGCGGTCGCGGTCGCCGGGGGCGGATTCGTCCGCCGCATGCCGTGGCCGACCGCCGACTCCTTCGACCTGCTGGTCCCGCGGGAAGGTCTCGCGACCTGGTGGGGCCGGCTCACCGCCGCCGGCGCCGCCCCCGCCGGAACGTGGGCGTTCGAGGCACTCCGGGTGGCCGCCGTGCGTCCCCGGATCGGGCTCGACACCGACGACCGCACCATCCCGCACGAGGTCCGCTGGATCGGCGGTCCCGCCGAGCACGGCGCCGTCCACCTCGAGAAGGGCTGCTACCGCGGCCAGGAGACCGTGGCCCGCGTCCACAACCTCGGCAAGCCGCCGCGGCACCTGGTCCTGCTGCACCTCGACGGCAGCGCCGAGGGCAGGCCGGAACCGGGTGACCCGGTGACGGCGGGCGGCCGCGCCGTCGGACGGATCGGCACGGTGATCGACCATCACGAACTCGGCCCCATCGCGCTGGCCCTCGTCAAACGGTCCATCCCCACCGACACCGAACTGGTGACCGGACCGTGCGCGGCGTCCATCGACCCCGACTCCGTGCCCGTCGACGACGCGGTCCAGGCCGGCCGCGCCGCCGTCGACCGGCTCCGCGGCCGGTGA
- a CDS encoding MOSC domain-containing protein produces MTGTTAAAGEVLAVCVLHTERDSGTRRVTRTAIDKRPVDGPVAVTTTGLAGDRVCDTEYHGGPFKAVYAYQEDEAQRWASELGRVLPPGWFGENLRVDGIAASDAVIGERWRIGTTELEVAGPRTPCGTFGVWAAEPRWVKRFSERGDTGAYLRVVTEGSITAGDAVHRIHVPGHGVTVRDLFTGRDPERFVALLEQQENLAPTVADKARRRIAGLEVQVTY; encoded by the coding sequence GTGACCGGGACGACCGCGGCGGCCGGCGAGGTGCTGGCCGTCTGCGTGCTGCACACCGAACGTGACAGCGGCACCCGGCGAGTGACCCGCACGGCGATCGACAAGCGGCCCGTCGACGGCCCGGTGGCCGTCACGACCACCGGACTGGCCGGCGACCGCGTCTGCGACACCGAATACCACGGCGGGCCGTTCAAGGCCGTCTACGCGTACCAGGAGGACGAGGCGCAGCGCTGGGCGTCGGAGCTCGGCCGCGTACTGCCCCCGGGATGGTTCGGCGAGAACCTCCGGGTGGACGGCATCGCCGCGAGCGACGCCGTGATCGGCGAGCGCTGGCGGATCGGCACCACCGAACTGGAGGTGGCCGGCCCCCGGACGCCGTGCGGCACGTTCGGCGTGTGGGCCGCCGAGCCGAGATGGGTCAAGCGGTTCTCCGAGCGCGGCGACACGGGTGCGTACCTGCGGGTGGTGACCGAGGGCTCGATCACCGCAGGCGACGCCGTCCACCGCATCCACGTGCCCGGCCACGGCGTCACCGTGCGCGACCTGTTCACCGGCCGCGACCCGGAACGGTTCGTGGCACTGCTCGAACAGCAGGAGAACCTCGCCCCGACCGTCGCGGACAAGGCCCGCCGACGGATCGCCGGACTGGAAGTGCAGGTCACGTATTGA
- a CDS encoding asparaginase → MSIELVEVVRSGFRECVHRGSAVILSADGEIALALGEVHTPIYPRSSNKPWQAVTMLRNGFEPISSEELAIATASHEGESDHVELVERLLDRYGLDEDQLRCPADLPSNELARAELLAAGELPRPVYMNCSGKHAAMLATCLTADWPLDSYLEPTHPLQLAVVETLGSISGDVDAELGIDGCGLPIVPLSLTHLARAFARLVTGEPGSPELAVADAVREHPYLVSGTGKDDARLMPVVPGLLTKAGADGVYAGALPDGSAFALKIDDGHERARLPLAAALLHRMGAEWTEDLAALASQPVLGGGVRVGTVRAIPGVF, encoded by the coding sequence TTGAGCATCGAACTGGTCGAGGTCGTCCGTTCCGGATTCCGTGAGTGCGTCCACCGTGGTTCCGCGGTGATCCTGAGCGCCGACGGCGAGATCGCGCTCGCCCTCGGCGAGGTGCACACGCCGATCTACCCGCGGTCGTCGAACAAGCCGTGGCAGGCCGTGACGATGCTGCGGAACGGCTTCGAACCGATCAGTTCCGAAGAGCTCGCGATCGCGACCGCATCCCACGAGGGCGAGTCGGACCACGTCGAACTCGTCGAGCGGCTCCTCGACCGGTACGGCCTCGACGAGGACCAGCTCCGGTGTCCCGCGGATCTGCCCTCCAACGAGCTCGCGCGGGCCGAACTGCTGGCCGCCGGGGAACTCCCCCGCCCGGTGTACATGAACTGCTCCGGCAAGCACGCGGCGATGCTGGCCACGTGCCTGACCGCCGACTGGCCGCTGGACAGCTACCTGGAGCCGACGCACCCCCTGCAACTCGCCGTCGTCGAGACGCTCGGCTCGATCAGCGGCGACGTCGACGCCGAACTCGGCATCGACGGATGCGGGCTGCCGATCGTCCCGCTGTCGCTGACGCACCTGGCGCGGGCATTCGCGCGGCTCGTCACCGGCGAGCCCGGCTCCCCCGAGCTCGCCGTCGCCGACGCCGTCCGCGAGCACCCGTATCTCGTCTCGGGTACCGGCAAGGACGACGCACGGCTGATGCCGGTCGTTCCCGGGCTCCTGACGAAGGCCGGCGCCGACGGGGTCTACGCGGGCGCGCTCCCCGACGGCTCGGCGTTCGCGCTGAAGATCGACGACGGTCACGAACGGGCCCGGTTGCCCCTCGCCGCAGCGCTTCTGCACCGGATGGGCGCCGAATGGACCGAGGATCTGGCGGCCCTCGCATCGCAGCCCGTGCTCGGCGGCGGCGTCCGGGTGGGGACCGTCCGGGCAATTCCGGGAGTCTTCTGA
- a CDS encoding DUF3073 domain-containing protein → MGRGRAKAKQTKVARELKYSVPTTDFDSLQRELSGGSSNSHRDEVFADQRADREGHSREDDDDWRR, encoded by the coding sequence ATGGGCCGCGGCCGGGCTAAGGCAAAGCAGACCAAGGTTGCACGCGAGCTGAAGTACAGCGTACCGACCACGGATTTTGACAGCCTGCAAAGAGAGCTCTCAGGTGGGTCGTCCAACTCGCATCGGGACGAGGTCTTCGCTGACCAGCGTGCCGACAGGGAGGGTCACTCCCGGGAGGACGACGACGACTGGCGGCGCTGA